Proteins found in one Oncorhynchus gorbuscha isolate QuinsamMale2020 ecotype Even-year linkage group LG15, OgorEven_v1.0, whole genome shotgun sequence genomic segment:
- the LOC123997066 gene encoding peptidyl-prolyl cis-trans isomerase FKBP8-like isoform X4: MTDKEEVTGAGDNPQMILTGKASLLDSGEDFEMLDDDEIDDDPPPLEDAGGGKKTKKEPAEDQNASPSSLGDEWMDILGNGQLRKKVLRAGNGPDSRPTKGQNVVIHLKTSLADGTLLEEQPELSFTLGDGDVIQALDLTVQLMEMGETALVQADSKYAYGALGSLAPEVLPSADLALEVQLLDATEAPDLELLSPQERVALAGQKRERGNVYYQRGDYAFAVNSYGFALQITESSSKVDISPEEEEELMDIKVKCLNNMAAAQLKLDHYEAALRSCVSVLAHQPDNIKALFRKGKVLALQGEYADAIRNLKMALKLEPSNKFFLTSTRWCHIL, from the exons ATGACTGACAAAGAGGAGGTGACTGGTGCAGGTGATAACCCACAGATGATTCTAACAGGGAAAGCATCGCTGCTGGACAGTGGGGAAGACTTTGAGATGTTGGATGATGATGAAATTGATGATGACCCTCCTCCTTTGGAAGATGCTGGGGGTGGGAAGAAGACTAAAAAGGAGCCTGCAGAGGACCAAAATGCTAGcccttcatctctaggagatgaGTGGATGGATATACTAG GTAATGGCCAGCTAAGGAAGAAAGTTCTGCGGGCAGGGAATGGGCCAGACAGCAGGCCCACAAAAGGCCAGAATGTCGTGATTCACCTGAAGACTTCACTGGCTGATGGGACTCTTCTAGAAGAGCAACCGGAGCTGTCTTTCACTCTGGGAGATGGTGATGTCATCCAG GCTCTGGATCTCACAGTGCAGCTCATGGAAATGGGGGAGACAGCCCTCGTCCAAGCCGACTCTAAATATGCATATGGTGCCCTGGGGAG CCTTGCCCCTGAGGTGCTTCCCAGTGCTGATCTGGCCCTGGAGGTACAGCTGCTGGATGCCACTGAGGCCCCCGACCTTGAGCTCCTCTCCCCCCAGGAGAGGGTTGCCCTGGCTGggcagaagagggagagggggaatgtCTACTACCAGAGAGGAGACTACGCCTTCGCTGTAAACTCTTATGGCTTTGCCCTGCAGATCACAGAGTCCAGCTCTAAAG TGGACATTAGcccggaggaagaggaggagctgaTGGACATTAAGGTGAAGTGTCTAAACAACATGGCAGCTGCCCAGCTCAAGTTGGATCACTACGAAGCAGCACTACGGTCCTGTGTTTCAGTGCTGGCCCACCAGCCAGACAACATCAAAGCCCTATTCCGCAAAGGCAAG GTATTGGCCTTGCAAGGAGAATATGCTGACGCTATAAGGAATTTGAAGATGGCCCTGAAGTTGGAGCCAAGCAACAAG TTCTTTCTGACATCCACCAGGTGGTGCCATATTCTCTAA
- the LOC123997066 gene encoding peptidyl-prolyl cis-trans isomerase FKBP8-like isoform X3, translated as MTDKEEVTGAGDNPQMILTGKASLLDSGEDFEMLDDDEIDDDPPPLEDAGGGKKTKKEPAEDQNASPSSLGDEWMDILGNGQLRKKVLRAGNGPDSRPTKGQNVVIHLKTSLADGTLLEEQPELSFTLGDGDVIQALDLTVQLMEMGETALVQADSKYAYGALGSLAPEVLPSADLALEVQLLDATEAPDLELLSPQERVALAGQKRERGNVYYQRGDYAFAVNSYGFALQITESSSKVDISPEEEEELMDIKVKCLNNMAAAQLKLDHYEAALRSCVSVLAHQPDNIKALFRKGKVLALQGEYADAIRNLKMALKLEPSNKVVPYSLILVMKETRWTADSSFWWI; from the exons ATGACTGACAAAGAGGAGGTGACTGGTGCAGGTGATAACCCACAGATGATTCTAACAGGGAAAGCATCGCTGCTGGACAGTGGGGAAGACTTTGAGATGTTGGATGATGATGAAATTGATGATGACCCTCCTCCTTTGGAAGATGCTGGGGGTGGGAAGAAGACTAAAAAGGAGCCTGCAGAGGACCAAAATGCTAGcccttcatctctaggagatgaGTGGATGGATATACTAG GTAATGGCCAGCTAAGGAAGAAAGTTCTGCGGGCAGGGAATGGGCCAGACAGCAGGCCCACAAAAGGCCAGAATGTCGTGATTCACCTGAAGACTTCACTGGCTGATGGGACTCTTCTAGAAGAGCAACCGGAGCTGTCTTTCACTCTGGGAGATGGTGATGTCATCCAG GCTCTGGATCTCACAGTGCAGCTCATGGAAATGGGGGAGACAGCCCTCGTCCAAGCCGACTCTAAATATGCATATGGTGCCCTGGGGAG CCTTGCCCCTGAGGTGCTTCCCAGTGCTGATCTGGCCCTGGAGGTACAGCTGCTGGATGCCACTGAGGCCCCCGACCTTGAGCTCCTCTCCCCCCAGGAGAGGGTTGCCCTGGCTGggcagaagagggagagggggaatgtCTACTACCAGAGAGGAGACTACGCCTTCGCTGTAAACTCTTATGGCTTTGCCCTGCAGATCACAGAGTCCAGCTCTAAAG TGGACATTAGcccggaggaagaggaggagctgaTGGACATTAAGGTGAAGTGTCTAAACAACATGGCAGCTGCCCAGCTCAAGTTGGATCACTACGAAGCAGCACTACGGTCCTGTGTTTCAGTGCTGGCCCACCAGCCAGACAACATCAAAGCCCTATTCCGCAAAGGCAAG GTATTGGCCTTGCAAGGAGAATATGCTGACGCTATAAGGAATTTGAAGATGGCCCTGAAGTTGGAGCCAAGCAACAAG GTGGTGCCATATTCTCTAATATTGGTGATGAAGGAAACCAGGTGGACTGCAGACTCATCATTTTGGTGGATCTGA
- the LOC123997066 gene encoding peptidyl-prolyl cis-trans isomerase FKBP8-like isoform X1 has protein sequence MTDKEEVTGAGDNPQMILTGKASLLDSGEDFEMLDDDEIDDDPPPLEDAGGGKKTKKEPAEDQNASPSSLGDEWMDILGNGQLRKKVLRAGNGPDSRPTKGQNVVIHLKTSLADGTLLEEQPELSFTLGDGDVIQALDLTVQLMEMGETALVQADSKYAYGALGSLAPEVLPSADLALEVQLLDATEAPDLELLSPQERVALAGQKRERGNVYYQRGDYAFAVNSYGFALQITESSSKVDISPEEEEELMDIKVKCLNNMAAAQLKLDHYEAALRSCVSVLAHQPDNIKALFRKGKVLALQGEYADAIRNLKMALKLEPSNKTIHSELSKLVKKHSEQKGAEQAMYKKMLGNPGSGGMQKHQARSSWDVSWKWLFGATAVAIGGVALSVVIAARN, from the exons ATGACTGACAAAGAGGAGGTGACTGGTGCAGGTGATAACCCACAGATGATTCTAACAGGGAAAGCATCGCTGCTGGACAGTGGGGAAGACTTTGAGATGTTGGATGATGATGAAATTGATGATGACCCTCCTCCTTTGGAAGATGCTGGGGGTGGGAAGAAGACTAAAAAGGAGCCTGCAGAGGACCAAAATGCTAGcccttcatctctaggagatgaGTGGATGGATATACTAG GTAATGGCCAGCTAAGGAAGAAAGTTCTGCGGGCAGGGAATGGGCCAGACAGCAGGCCCACAAAAGGCCAGAATGTCGTGATTCACCTGAAGACTTCACTGGCTGATGGGACTCTTCTAGAAGAGCAACCGGAGCTGTCTTTCACTCTGGGAGATGGTGATGTCATCCAG GCTCTGGATCTCACAGTGCAGCTCATGGAAATGGGGGAGACAGCCCTCGTCCAAGCCGACTCTAAATATGCATATGGTGCCCTGGGGAG CCTTGCCCCTGAGGTGCTTCCCAGTGCTGATCTGGCCCTGGAGGTACAGCTGCTGGATGCCACTGAGGCCCCCGACCTTGAGCTCCTCTCCCCCCAGGAGAGGGTTGCCCTGGCTGggcagaagagggagagggggaatgtCTACTACCAGAGAGGAGACTACGCCTTCGCTGTAAACTCTTATGGCTTTGCCCTGCAGATCACAGAGTCCAGCTCTAAAG TGGACATTAGcccggaggaagaggaggagctgaTGGACATTAAGGTGAAGTGTCTAAACAACATGGCAGCTGCCCAGCTCAAGTTGGATCACTACGAAGCAGCACTACGGTCCTGTGTTTCAGTGCTGGCCCACCAGCCAGACAACATCAAAGCCCTATTCCGCAAAGGCAAG GTATTGGCCTTGCAAGGAGAATATGCTGACGCTATAAGGAATTTGAAGATGGCCCTGAAGTTGGAGCCAAGCAACAAG ACCATCCACTCAGAACTCTCCAAGCTGGTGAAGAAGCACTCTGAGCAGAAAGGCGCCGAGCAGGCCATGTACAAGAAGATGCTAGGCAACCCAGGCAGTGGTGGCATGCAGAAACACCAGGCCAGGTCATCATGG GATGTCAGCTGGAAATGGCTGTTCGGTGCCACGGCTGTAGCCATCGGAGGTGTCGCCTTGTCAGTTGTCATAGCTGCCAGAAATTAG
- the LOC123997066 gene encoding peptidyl-prolyl cis-trans isomerase FKBP8-like isoform X2, translating to MTDKEEVTGAGDNPQMILTGKASLLDSGEDFEMLDDDEIDDDPPPLEDAGGGKKTKKEPAEDQNASPSSLGDEWMDILGNGQLRKKVLRAGNGPDSRPTKGQNVVIHLKTSLADGTLLEEQPELSFTLGDGDVIQALDLTVQLMEMGETALVQADSKYAYGALGSLAPEVLPSADLALEVQLLDATEAPDLELLSPQERVALAGQKRERGNVYYQRGDYAFAVNSYGFALQITESSSKVDISPEEEEELMDIKVKCLNNMAAAQLKLDHYEAALRSCVSVLAHQPDNIKALFRKGKVLALQGEYADAIRNLKMALKLEPSNKVLYSTFTKSLFRKMWNENKFSGPHVFAVLSDIHQVVPYSLILVMKETRWTADSSFWWI from the exons ATGACTGACAAAGAGGAGGTGACTGGTGCAGGTGATAACCCACAGATGATTCTAACAGGGAAAGCATCGCTGCTGGACAGTGGGGAAGACTTTGAGATGTTGGATGATGATGAAATTGATGATGACCCTCCTCCTTTGGAAGATGCTGGGGGTGGGAAGAAGACTAAAAAGGAGCCTGCAGAGGACCAAAATGCTAGcccttcatctctaggagatgaGTGGATGGATATACTAG GTAATGGCCAGCTAAGGAAGAAAGTTCTGCGGGCAGGGAATGGGCCAGACAGCAGGCCCACAAAAGGCCAGAATGTCGTGATTCACCTGAAGACTTCACTGGCTGATGGGACTCTTCTAGAAGAGCAACCGGAGCTGTCTTTCACTCTGGGAGATGGTGATGTCATCCAG GCTCTGGATCTCACAGTGCAGCTCATGGAAATGGGGGAGACAGCCCTCGTCCAAGCCGACTCTAAATATGCATATGGTGCCCTGGGGAG CCTTGCCCCTGAGGTGCTTCCCAGTGCTGATCTGGCCCTGGAGGTACAGCTGCTGGATGCCACTGAGGCCCCCGACCTTGAGCTCCTCTCCCCCCAGGAGAGGGTTGCCCTGGCTGggcagaagagggagagggggaatgtCTACTACCAGAGAGGAGACTACGCCTTCGCTGTAAACTCTTATGGCTTTGCCCTGCAGATCACAGAGTCCAGCTCTAAAG TGGACATTAGcccggaggaagaggaggagctgaTGGACATTAAGGTGAAGTGTCTAAACAACATGGCAGCTGCCCAGCTCAAGTTGGATCACTACGAAGCAGCACTACGGTCCTGTGTTTCAGTGCTGGCCCACCAGCCAGACAACATCAAAGCCCTATTCCGCAAAGGCAAG GTATTGGCCTTGCAAGGAGAATATGCTGACGCTATAAGGAATTTGAAGATGGCCCTGAAGTTGGAGCCAAGCAACAAGGTACTGTACTCAACATTCACAAAATCATTATTTAGAAAGATGTGGAATGAAAACAAATTCTCAGGACCACATGTTTTTGCAGTTCTTTCTGACATCCACCAGGTGGTGCCATATTCTCTAATATTGGTGATGAAGGAAACCAGGTGGACTGCAGACTCATCATTTTGGTGGATCTGA